A single region of the Polyangiaceae bacterium genome encodes:
- a CDS encoding ATP-binding protein has protein sequence MINSAARERQRAEDRARWLAERQGRALARIGGEWVDDEGAFTKACRSLKLRRVAARWNPSLGSLLLSGPTGIGKTATVRRALRRLVREAEHDRVPVLATRWATASRIALARRQSPLGAGEPEELTRAVEVPLLVIDELGFEPLDEGLFDVLDERYQRALPVIVTSGLRVTELRDRYGAAALRRLVEPRGVVVEDWPRKEPSRG, from the coding sequence TTGATCAACTCCGCCGCACGCGAACGTCAGCGCGCCGAAGACCGTGCACGTTGGCTGGCCGAACGGCAGGGCCGGGCACTTGCCAGAATCGGCGGTGAGTGGGTCGACGACGAAGGAGCTTTCACTAAGGCTTGTAGGTCACTGAAGCTGCGGCGTGTGGCGGCACGCTGGAACCCGTCTCTGGGTTCCCTCCTGCTGTCAGGCCCAACCGGGATTGGGAAGACGGCAACGGTCCGCAGGGCGCTGCGGCGTCTCGTTCGCGAAGCGGAGCACGACCGCGTGCCCGTCCTGGCCACACGCTGGGCGACCGCTTCGCGCATCGCCCTTGCACGACGACAGAGTCCGCTCGGCGCCGGCGAGCCTGAAGAACTCACGCGAGCGGTGGAAGTGCCGCTGCTCGTGATCGACGAACTCGGCTTCGAGCCGTTGGACGAAGGCCTCTTCGACGTGCTGGACGAACGATACCAGCGAGCGCTGCCGGTGATCGTGACGAGCGGTCTTCGCGTGACGGAGCTCCGCGATCGCTATGGTGCTGCGGCCCTGCGACGGCTTGTCGAGCCCCGCGGCGTTGTCGTCGAAGACTGGCCCAGGAAGGAGCCCTCGCGTGGCTAG
- a CDS encoding S49 family peptidase, with translation MATLQALPDSEAFRTIDGIAVVDICGPLTHHDEGFFDSYDAVRDRVAEALMSPAPAVILNIDSPGGDVSGCFEAVRELRRMSKASGKPLVAYTDGHAVSAGYALALAAVAVYLSSTAQVGSVGALSALFDQVELDQSLGMNYAVVTSGARKADGHPHAPITDESRAAVQAQVDHVADLFCELVAEVRGLTPEAVRGYEAAIFAGQNAVDAGLADQVAVFSEVLAALSGRYAGGRALGA, from the coding sequence ATGGCCACCTTGCAAGCACTGCCCGACTCCGAAGCGTTCCGAACCATCGACGGGATCGCCGTCGTGGACATCTGCGGGCCGCTCACACACCACGACGAAGGTTTCTTCGACTCGTACGACGCCGTGCGCGATCGCGTGGCCGAGGCGCTCATGAGCCCGGCGCCGGCGGTGATACTGAACATCGACTCGCCCGGTGGAGACGTGTCGGGGTGCTTCGAGGCCGTGCGCGAGCTCCGACGCATGTCGAAGGCCTCCGGCAAGCCGCTGGTGGCGTACACAGACGGCCACGCCGTCAGCGCGGGCTATGCGCTCGCGTTGGCCGCCGTCGCGGTGTACCTCAGCAGCACGGCCCAGGTCGGCTCCGTCGGTGCGCTGTCGGCGCTGTTCGACCAGGTCGAGCTCGACCAGAGCCTGGGCATGAACTACGCCGTCGTGACCTCCGGAGCGCGCAAGGCCGACGGACACCCCCACGCGCCCATCACCGACGAGTCCCGCGCGGCCGTGCAAGCCCAAGTCGACCACGTGGCGGACCTGTTCTGCGAGCTGGTCGCGGAGGTGCGGGGGCTCACCCCAGAGGCAGTGCGCGGCTACGAGGCTGCCATCTTCGCGGGACAGAACGCCGTCGACGCCGGCCTGGCCGACCAGGTCGCCGTCTTCTCGGAAGTGCTGGCAGCACTCAGCGGTCGATATGCAGGAGGGCGCGCCCTGGGCGCGTGA
- a CDS encoding tyrosine-type recombinase/integrase has protein sequence MPEDVYLMALTARAFGGMRTSDVHAWDWEHVDLDGFATAEVYRPKTDGEDDADGVLERLVLPELLRPPLHAWWTRWGRPSSGPVFPVMRGKRAGERQSKRSHVREFRRALWLAGVHRPLAGFDEALGALRRAEAAVDAAKADGRRAWWAARRERREAEERAKALDAMQTDTKRTRAVDFHSLRRAYATALAAAGVNVQQAMVLAGHRDPRTHARYVELAQTGALATPPDALPDAPLVERLTAYAAQMDLGDPLGRMPANGPSMFLSDPSETRTRVTGVRGEPERSADDASGTKQAVSAKRDASRHALKRTECQNARTEPPGALWDAELADVVLQVALRGLAFRAALAVRTGLVD, from the coding sequence GTGCCGGAGGACGTGTACTTGATGGCGCTGACGGCGCGCGCCTTCGGCGGCATGCGCACGAGCGACGTGCACGCATGGGATTGGGAGCACGTGGATCTCGACGGGTTCGCAACCGCGGAGGTGTATCGCCCCAAGACCGACGGCGAAGACGACGCCGACGGCGTGCTCGAGCGCCTTGTGCTGCCGGAGCTGCTCCGGCCCCCGCTCCACGCCTGGTGGACTCGCTGGGGTCGGCCGAGCTCGGGCCCAGTGTTCCCTGTCATGCGCGGCAAGCGGGCAGGGGAGCGGCAGAGCAAGCGGAGCCACGTGCGTGAGTTCAGGCGGGCGCTCTGGCTCGCCGGCGTTCACAGGCCGCTTGCTGGGTTTGATGAGGCCCTCGGGGCCCTACGGCGGGCGGAGGCGGCCGTGGACGCCGCCAAGGCGGACGGGCGGCGGGCTTGGTGGGCCGCCCGGAGGGAGCGGCGGGAGGCGGAGGAGCGCGCGAAGGCGCTCGACGCGATGCAGACCGACACGAAGCGGACCCGCGCGGTCGACTTTCACTCCCTGCGACGTGCGTACGCAACGGCGCTCGCCGCCGCCGGCGTGAACGTCCAGCAAGCCATGGTGCTCGCCGGGCACCGGGATCCACGGACGCATGCCCGCTACGTCGAGCTCGCGCAAACGGGCGCGCTTGCGACACCGCCTGACGCGCTACCGGATGCGCCGCTCGTCGAGCGTCTCACAGCGTACGCAGCTCAGATGGATCTCGGAGATCCACTTGGGAGGATGCCGGCCAACGGACCAAGCATGTTTCTCAGTGACCCCAGCGAGACTCGAACTCGCGTTACCGGCGTGAGAGGCGAACCCGAGCGAAGCGCCGACGACGCATCCGGCACAAAACAAGCCGTTTCGGCGAAGCGTGATGCCTCACGACACGCCTTGAAACGGACAGAATGCCAAAACGCACGGACAGAACCTCCCGGGGCGCTCTGGGATGCCGAGCTCGCGGACGTGGTGCTCCAAGTCGCCCTCCGGGGTTTGGCCTTCCGCGCCGCGTTGGCCGTGAGGACCGGGCTGGTAGACTGA